One genomic region from bacterium encodes:
- a CDS encoding peptidoglycan DD-metalloendopeptidase family protein, giving the protein MRRACTALAVILLPALLAPAAAAEIPKEAARQKMELQNIREEIKRQESALSQRKRDEKAATDYLAKLDREIDISHAYLKELNGDVERLAQQVEVRSQRVRLLAAEKDTLASFVKKRLVSFYKHGRAQEIDLLLSIRSLQQAQVWMRYQKMIADADRRNLQSLALRQQQLEKEAIYLRQERADKAKVLNERTAEEQALRRSREKRSAYLLTVRKDKKILEQRLRDSRASEKQILALITKAEQARLSASARKPQQPSATVTAPVVYSGRFAGMKGRLTWPVRGAVVSRFGRQRHPELNTITENLGIDIKAREGGTVVAVGDGRIQTITWQRGSGNIVIISHGDGFYTVYTHLEEIRVSQDDPVRQGQAIGTVGESGSFNGSVLHFQIWKNTRNLDPEEWLG; this is encoded by the coding sequence ATGAGACGAGCGTGCACAGCCCTCGCCGTTATCCTCCTGCCGGCCCTGCTGGCCCCAGCTGCAGCCGCCGAGATCCCCAAGGAGGCGGCGCGGCAAAAGATGGAGCTGCAGAACATCCGGGAGGAGATCAAGCGGCAGGAATCAGCACTCAGCCAGCGCAAGCGCGACGAGAAGGCTGCCACGGACTATCTGGCCAAGCTGGACCGGGAGATCGACATCTCGCACGCCTACCTGAAAGAGCTCAACGGTGATGTCGAGCGGCTGGCGCAGCAGGTAGAGGTGCGCAGCCAGCGCGTCCGCCTCCTGGCTGCTGAAAAGGATACACTCGCCTCCTTCGTGAAAAAACGGCTGGTCTCCTTTTACAAGCATGGCCGGGCCCAGGAGATCGATCTACTGCTCAGCATCCGTTCGCTGCAGCAGGCCCAAGTGTGGATGCGTTACCAGAAGATGATTGCCGATGCTGACCGCCGCAACCTGCAGTCTCTGGCACTCCGGCAACAGCAGCTGGAAAAGGAAGCGATCTATCTGCGTCAGGAGAGGGCGGATAAGGCGAAGGTGCTGAACGAGCGGACGGCGGAGGAGCAGGCCTTGCGCCGCAGCCGTGAGAAGCGATCGGCCTATCTGCTTACGGTGCGCAAGGATAAAAAGATTTTGGAGCAGCGTCTCCGCGACAGCCGAGCTTCCGAGAAGCAGATTCTTGCGCTCATTACTAAAGCCGAGCAGGCGCGCCTGAGCGCCAGTGCACGCAAGCCGCAGCAGCCGTCAGCGACCGTGACCGCTCCGGTCGTGTACAGCGGCCGTTTCGCCGGGATGAAGGGCCGGTTAACCTGGCCCGTGCGCGGCGCAGTGGTCAGCCGGTTCGGCCGGCAGCGCCATCCCGAGCTCAACACCATCACCGAGAATCTCGGCATCGACATCAAGGCCCGGGAGGGCGGCACGGTGGTGGCGGTCGGCGATGGCCGGATCCAGACGATCACCTGGCAGCGCGGCAGTGGCAACATCGTCATCATCAGTCACGGCGACGGTTTTTATACCGTCTATACGCATTTGGAGGAGATCCGCGTCAGCCAGGATGATCCGGTTCGTCAGGGCCAGGCGATTGGCACCGTCGGCGAATCGGGTTCGTTTAACGGTTCGGTCCTTCATTTTCAAATCTGGAAAAACACCCGCAATCTGGACCCCGAGGAATGGCTGGGATGA
- a CDS encoding PTS system mannose/fructose/sorbose family transporter subunit IID, with protein sequence MKSRMRALDLWNMFWRCFIVQGSWNHMSMLGLGFGFSAIPFIKRIYKTRKQREECLRRHLDFFNSHPYFASWCLGAVAKLEEEAHRKKWGESRPIEIFKERLVGPLGAIGDRLFWNGLKPAAAGLGVFLALTAGWIAIPVFLVVYNIPHLLVRIYGLREGYRKGFDIVSELSVRRYQKWFDGVGLVGSAVAGACLVAAVRWSALGGHVPAASGYEAGMLPATIFIAALLLTLVALRFNKSRHLTLLGAALLGLLISLAWSAS encoded by the coding sequence ATGAAATCAAGGATGCGCGCGTTAGATCTCTGGAACATGTTCTGGCGTTGCTTCATCGTCCAGGGATCGTGGAATCATATGTCGATGCTGGGGCTGGGATTCGGATTTTCAGCAATCCCCTTCATCAAGCGCATCTATAAGACCCGCAAGCAGCGGGAAGAGTGCCTGCGGCGTCATCTTGATTTTTTCAACAGTCATCCTTATTTCGCCAGCTGGTGCCTGGGTGCGGTGGCCAAGCTGGAGGAGGAGGCGCACCGCAAGAAATGGGGGGAATCCCGACCCATAGAGATTTTCAAGGAGCGGCTGGTCGGGCCGCTCGGTGCAATCGGCGACCGGCTGTTCTGGAACGGCCTCAAGCCGGCGGCCGCGGGGCTGGGTGTTTTTCTCGCCTTGACGGCCGGCTGGATCGCCATCCCGGTCTTTCTGGTTGTTTACAATATCCCCCATCTCCTGGTGCGCATTTACGGTCTGCGGGAGGGCTATCGCAAGGGGTTCGATATCGTCTCCGAACTCTCGGTGCGCCGCTACCAGAAATGGTTCGATGGGGTTGGACTGGTGGGTTCAGCGGTGGCGGGGGCGTGTCTGGTTGCCGCGGTGCGCTGGAGCGCGCTGGGGGGGCATGTGCCGGCGGCTTCCGGCTATGAGGCGGGGATGCTTCCGGCGACAATTTTTATTGCGGCGCTGCTGCTGACCCTGGTTGCGCTACGATTTAACAAATCCCGGCATTTAACCCTTTTGGGAGCCGCGCTTCTGGGCCTGCTCATCTCGCTGGCCTGGAGCGCTTCCTGA
- the ahcY gene encoding adenosylhomocysteinase, protein MKYDIKDKTLAAGGKKRIEWADHDMPVLRQVRERFEKEKPLAGKKLSACLHVTAETANLMRTLKAGGADLVLCASNPLSTQDDVAAALVHEYGIAVYAIKGEDEKVYYAHIRAAIEHHPVITMDDGADLVSNIHFDYPEVVQSVIGSMEETTTGVIRLRAMAKDGALKFPVIAVNDATTKNLFDNRYGTGQSTVDGIIRATDILLAGKNVVVSGYGWCGKGFAMRCKGMGANVIITEVDPIRALEAAMDGYRVMPMAEAARIGDLFCTLTGDIHVLRAEHFAVMKDGAIMANSGHFNVEIDIPALKEMAVASRPGVRNFVDEYTLPSGNRVRLLADGRLINLAAAEGHPASVMDMSFATQALATEWVVKNAGTLKVQVYEVPDEIEDWVARLKLKSMNIEMDELTDEQKKYLASWEMGT, encoded by the coding sequence GTGAAATACGATATCAAGGACAAGACGCTCGCCGCAGGCGGGAAGAAGCGCATCGAGTGGGCGGATCACGACATGCCGGTACTCCGGCAGGTGCGGGAACGGTTTGAGAAGGAAAAGCCGCTCGCGGGCAAGAAGCTTTCGGCCTGTCTGCACGTCACCGCCGAAACCGCCAATCTGATGCGCACGCTCAAGGCCGGCGGCGCGGATCTGGTGCTCTGCGCCTCCAATCCCCTCTCGACCCAGGACGATGTCGCCGCCGCTCTGGTGCACGAGTACGGGATTGCCGTCTATGCGATCAAGGGCGAGGATGAAAAAGTCTATTATGCGCACATCCGCGCGGCCATCGAGCACCACCCGGTCATCACCATGGACGACGGCGCCGACTTGGTTTCCAACATCCATTTTGACTATCCTGAGGTAGTCCAGTCGGTGATCGGCTCTATGGAAGAGACCACCACCGGGGTCATCCGGCTGCGCGCCATGGCCAAGGATGGGGCCCTCAAGTTCCCGGTCATCGCGGTCAACGACGCCACCACCAAGAACCTCTTTGACAACCGCTACGGCACCGGCCAGTCGACCGTCGACGGCATCATTCGCGCCACGGATATCCTGCTGGCGGGCAAGAATGTCGTGGTCTCGGGCTACGGCTGGTGCGGCAAGGGCTTTGCGATGCGCTGCAAGGGGATGGGCGCCAACGTCATCATCACCGAGGTGGATCCGATTCGGGCGCTGGAGGCGGCGATGGACGGGTACCGGGTGATGCCGATGGCCGAGGCCGCGCGCATCGGCGATCTCTTTTGCACCCTGACCGGCGACATCCACGTTCTGCGCGCCGAGCATTTTGCGGTGATGAAGGACGGCGCAATCATGGCCAACTCCGGCCACTTCAACGTCGAGATCGACATCCCGGCCCTCAAGGAGATGGCGGTCGCGAGCCGTCCCGGCGTGCGCAACTTTGTCGACGAGTACACCCTGCCCTCGGGAAACCGGGTGCGGCTGCTCGCCGACGGCCGGCTGATCAATCTCGCTGCCGCGGAAGGTCATCCCGCCTCGGTGATGGACATGAGTTTTGCGACTCAGGCCCTGGCCACCGAATGGGTGGTTAAAAACGCCGGCACTCTCAAGGTGCAGGTCTATGAGGTGCCCGATGAAATCGAAGACTGGGTAGCCCGTCTCAAGTTGAAGAGCATGAACATCGAAATGGATGAACTCACAGACGAACAAAAAAAGTATCTGGCATCCTGGGAAATGGGCACATGA
- the pfp gene encoding diphosphate--fructose-6-phosphate 1-phosphotransferase, translating to MQGNIGILVGGGPAPGLNGVIAAVTIEARRHNLNVYGIMDGYKWLVKGDETEFREHVKELRISDVSRIHYDGGSILRTSRTNPAKSPNGIENSVKLLKKLGITYMVTIGGDDTAYGAMEIARAAGGQIKFAHVPKTIDNDLPLPNNLPTFGYQTARDLGATLVKNLMEDARTMDRWYITVAMGRHAGHLALGIAKSAGATIAIIAEEFETPGFVPLDHICDIVETAVIKRRAMGSRHGVIVIAEGVAERLSPEELKQIPGVIVEYDAFGNILHSEIELGKIIKLKVESRFAARGDKMSMVEINIGYVLRCADPIPFDQEYTRDLGFQAVRYLLNDGNSYKGNAMISVDNGKLHPIPFDEIIDKATQKTAVRYVDIHSDSYRVARSYMVRLEKRDLEDKEFLAKLAAAARMTPKQFIERFAYLI from the coding sequence ATCCAGGGCAATATCGGCATTCTCGTCGGCGGCGGCCCCGCTCCCGGGCTCAACGGCGTCATTGCCGCGGTCACTATCGAAGCCCGGCGCCACAATCTCAATGTCTATGGCATTATGGACGGCTATAAATGGCTGGTCAAGGGCGACGAAACCGAATTCAGGGAGCACGTAAAAGAGCTGCGCATCAGCGACGTCTCGCGCATTCACTACGACGGCGGCTCGATTCTGCGCACCTCGCGCACCAATCCCGCCAAGAGCCCCAACGGCATCGAGAACTCGGTCAAGCTGCTTAAAAAACTCGGCATCACCTATATGGTAACCATCGGCGGCGATGACACCGCATACGGCGCCATGGAAATCGCCCGCGCCGCCGGCGGCCAGATCAAGTTCGCCCACGTCCCCAAGACCATCGACAACGATCTGCCCCTGCCCAACAACTTGCCGACCTTCGGCTACCAGACCGCCCGCGACCTCGGCGCCACTCTGGTCAAGAATCTGATGGAAGACGCCCGCACCATGGACCGCTGGTACATCACCGTCGCCATGGGCCGCCACGCCGGCCATCTCGCCCTCGGCATCGCCAAATCGGCCGGCGCCACCATCGCCATCATCGCCGAAGAGTTCGAGACGCCAGGCTTTGTCCCCCTCGACCACATCTGCGATATCGTCGAGACCGCCGTGATCAAGCGCCGCGCCATGGGCAGCCGTCACGGCGTCATCGTCATCGCCGAGGGCGTTGCCGAACGCCTCAGCCCCGAAGAGCTGAAACAGATCCCCGGCGTCATCGTCGAATACGACGCCTTCGGCAACATCCTCCACTCCGAGATCGAGCTGGGCAAAATCATCAAGCTCAAGGTCGAAAGCCGCTTCGCCGCCCGCGGCGACAAGATGTCCATGGTCGAGATCAATATCGGGTATGTCCTGCGCTGCGCCGATCCCATCCCCTTCGACCAGGAGTACACCCGCGATTTGGGCTTCCAGGCGGTGCGCTATCTGCTCAACGACGGCAACAGCTACAAGGGCAATGCGATGATCTCGGTCGACAACGGCAAGCTCCATCCCATCCCCTTTGACGAGATCATCGACAAGGCGACCCAAAAGACGGCAGTCCGCTACGTCGATATCCATAGCGATTCCTACCGCGTCGCCCGGAGCTACATGGTCCGCCTCGAAAAACGCGACCTCGAGGACAAGGAGTTCCTTGCCAAGCTCGCTGCGGCCGCGCGCATGACGCCGAAGCAGTTCATCGAGCGCTTCGCCTACCTCATCTAA
- a CDS encoding cyclic nucleotide-binding domain-containing protein — protein sequence MKTTRPSPPSSTGQSCTLEELRPLRAFARLLPAALKRIQPWLHVRTYEPGESLYEQGEPALILFFLLTGSLALEIEEKAGHAERIKIVLRGEACGTAALVGEAFYGESCRALEASRVVVLPQFGFEQLLAVQPALACALLQGALEETLEDWRKAQRNYGNLTDHLTRANIIV from the coding sequence ATGAAAACCACCCGCCCATCCCCACCCTCCAGCACCGGCCAATCCTGCACCCTCGAGGAACTGCGCCCCCTCCGCGCCTTTGCCCGGCTGCTGCCGGCCGCACTCAAGCGTATCCAGCCCTGGCTTCATGTGCGCACCTATGAACCCGGGGAATCCCTCTACGAGCAGGGCGAGCCGGCCCTGATCCTCTTCTTTCTCCTCACCGGCTCTCTCGCCCTGGAGATCGAGGAGAAAGCCGGCCATGCCGAGCGGATCAAGATCGTCTTGCGCGGCGAAGCGTGTGGCACCGCCGCCCTCGTGGGTGAAGCCTTTTATGGCGAGAGCTGCCGCGCCCTCGAGGCCAGCCGCGTGGTGGTATTGCCCCAATTTGGCTTCGAACAGCTGCTGGCGGTTCAGCCGGCCCTTGCCTGCGCTTTGCTGCAGGGAGCGCTCGAGGAGACATTGGAGGACTGGCGTAAGGCCCAAAGGAATTACGGCAACCTGACCGACCATCTTACCCGCGCCAACATCATCGTTTAA
- the ptsP gene encoding phosphoenolpyruvate--protein phosphotransferase: MNADQAAAGETRIQGVAVSQGIAIGPAFVFGSGLQDVRPREIAESEIENEIQKLNDAISKAKVELTLLGEQTQQMLGERSAEIFEVHKLMLDDPEINGESLRRIRTERLNADWVFLQVLEKYEQTFAHFKDEYMRARITDVQDVKRRVIRHLQGSAKSPGDGLPGPAVVFSADLLPSETIHLRREYVLGFATELGSRTSHAAILARSLKVPSVVGLGPVCHRLTTGDPVILDGNSGQLIIHPNPETREKYERSLALYQALSKKLERSSGLPARTKDGKDIELAANIEFFEEVKPALADGAMGIGLYRTEYLFMMRDELPSEEDQYNEYVRILDALHRQPIIFRTFDLGGDKAQRHFHVHHEANPFLGFRGVRLYRANEEVFRRQLRAILRASVRGKVRILIPMISCVSEMRFCRRVFESVKDELRAAAIPFDEEIPFGAMIEVPSAAVSADLIARECDFLSIGTNDLVQYTLAVDRSNRYVDSMYRAFSPSVLRLIRDTIRHGHEEGVWVGMCGEMASDPLATMALLGLGLDEFSVSPVSLLVVKEIIRRVHFDECENLADRMLSYDTADEVEQYLRSVFRRKFRDLIIAGPSHALIRSERG, encoded by the coding sequence ATGAATGCTGATCAGGCAGCAGCAGGGGAGACTCGTATCCAGGGTGTAGCGGTTTCGCAAGGGATCGCCATCGGTCCCGCCTTCGTCTTCGGCAGCGGCCTCCAGGATGTCCGGCCGCGTGAAATCGCGGAATCGGAGATCGAGAACGAAATCCAGAAACTCAACGACGCGATCAGCAAGGCCAAGGTCGAACTGACCCTGCTTGGCGAACAGACGCAGCAGATGCTCGGCGAGCGCAGCGCCGAGATCTTCGAGGTCCACAAGCTGATGCTGGATGATCCGGAAATCAACGGCGAATCGCTGCGCCGCATCCGCACCGAGCGTCTCAATGCGGACTGGGTCTTTCTGCAGGTGCTCGAGAAATACGAGCAGACCTTTGCTCATTTCAAGGATGAGTACATGCGGGCGCGGATCACGGATGTGCAGGACGTCAAACGGCGGGTAATTCGGCATCTCCAGGGTTCGGCTAAAAGCCCGGGCGACGGGCTGCCGGGGCCGGCGGTCGTATTTTCCGCTGATCTCCTGCCCTCCGAGACGATTCATTTGCGCCGTGAGTATGTCCTCGGATTCGCGACCGAACTGGGCAGCCGCACCTCGCACGCCGCCATCCTGGCGCGCTCGCTCAAGGTGCCCTCCGTGGTCGGCCTCGGGCCGGTTTGTCATCGGCTGACCACCGGTGATCCGGTCATCCTGGATGGCAATTCGGGGCAGCTGATCATCCATCCTAATCCGGAGACGCGCGAAAAGTATGAAAGGTCGCTGGCCCTCTATCAGGCGCTGTCGAAGAAGCTGGAGCGCAGCAGCGGCCTGCCTGCCCGCACCAAGGACGGCAAAGACATCGAACTGGCGGCCAACATCGAGTTTTTTGAAGAGGTCAAGCCGGCGCTTGCGGATGGCGCCATGGGGATCGGGCTCTACCGTACCGAGTATCTGTTCATGATGCGCGACGAGCTGCCGAGCGAGGAGGACCAGTACAACGAGTACGTCAGGATCCTCGATGCCCTCCACCGGCAGCCGATCATCTTCCGCACCTTCGATCTGGGCGGTGACAAGGCGCAAAGACATTTTCATGTCCATCATGAGGCCAATCCCTTTCTCGGCTTCCGAGGTGTCCGCCTCTACCGGGCGAACGAGGAGGTCTTCCGCCGGCAGCTGCGGGCGATCCTGCGTGCCAGTGTGCGCGGCAAGGTCCGCATCCTCATCCCGATGATCTCCTGTGTCTCGGAGATGCGCTTTTGCCGGCGGGTCTTCGAGTCGGTCAAGGATGAACTGCGCGCTGCCGCCATCCCCTTCGACGAAGAGATCCCCTTTGGTGCGATGATCGAGGTGCCCTCAGCGGCGGTTTCGGCTGATCTGATCGCGCGGGAGTGCGATTTTCTCAGTATCGGCACCAACGATCTGGTCCAGTACACCCTCGCGGTCGACCGTAGCAACCGCTATGTGGATAGTATGTACCGGGCCTTCAGTCCGTCGGTGCTGCGTCTGATCCGCGACACCATTCGTCACGGCCATGAAGAGGGGGTTTGGGTCGGCATGTGCGGGGAGATGGCGAGCGATCCCCTGGCCACGATGGCCCTCCTCGGTCTGGGACTGGATGAATTCAGTGTCAGTCCGGTCTCGCTGCTGGTGGTTAAGGAGATTATCCGCCGGGTCCATTTTGATGAGTGCGAGAACCTGGCGGACCGGATGTTGAGCTATGACACTGCGGATGAGGTGGAACAGTACCTGCGCAGCGTTTTCCGGCGCAAGTTCCGCGACCTGATCATCGCCGGCCCCAGCCACGCCCTGATCCGGAGCGAACGCGGCTAA
- a CDS encoding HPr family phosphocarrier protein has protein sequence MIEKRFTIKNKLGIHARPAGQLVKVASHFKSAIYISRNKTEINAKSIMGVLMLEAGHGSEIMIRIDGEDEFSALAAIEELIDKRHFDEE, from the coding sequence ATGATTGAAAAGCGTTTTACGATCAAGAACAAACTGGGTATTCATGCCCGGCCTGCGGGTCAGCTGGTCAAGGTGGCTTCTCATTTCAAGTCGGCCATCTATATTTCGCGTAACAAGACGGAAATCAACGCCAAGAGTATCATGGGCGTGCTGATGCTCGAGGCCGGCCATGGCAGCGAGATCATGATCCGGATCGACGGTGAGGATGAATTCTCCGCCCTGGCAGCGATCGAGGAGTTGATTGACAAACGGCATTTCGATGAAGAGTAG
- a CDS encoding AI-2E family transporter: MSFAIHLTSDKLRQYGTTAVLAAALLLVLWLAHRLSPALLRLILLTLFLMCAIPALPRPRLLHRARGVVPLLTLAALYVVLDLGIAGSIGTSRPAASASSLHGDAGLLQRQLDVGRIELLEFLHGAGQLLWPAPGTVLLGLLLAGLLAALWPKLATLLLRRAGNSTLNRRAWQLRELPRRFGAWVRCETLHALLLGVIWGCGTWLLGYSHPVAAALLMSFASPTPFWGPLLAAGLSLFFAAGVRQLLLQAGGAVIVFAVAWLASHLLLASRLDASRPRLPRGALLLCALGGYALAGIGGFFFAAPLLTTTLHLRDALRPPDSAVRS, from the coding sequence ATGTCCTTTGCGATACACCTCACTTCTGATAAGCTTCGTCAATACGGGACCACCGCGGTCCTTGCGGCTGCCCTCCTCCTGGTGCTTTGGCTTGCCCATCGCCTCTCCCCCGCTCTTTTGCGTTTGATCCTCCTGACTCTCTTTCTGATGTGTGCCATCCCGGCCTTGCCCCGGCCCCGCCTGCTGCACCGTGCGCGGGGTGTGGTGCCGCTCTTGACCCTCGCCGCCCTTTATGTGGTGCTCGATCTCGGGATTGCCGGATCCATCGGAACATCACGGCCGGCCGCGTCGGCCTCCTCCCTGCACGGCGACGCCGGGCTGCTCCAGCGCCAGCTCGACGTGGGCCGGATCGAGCTGCTGGAATTTCTCCACGGGGCCGGTCAGCTCCTTTGGCCCGCGCCCGGGACCGTGCTGCTCGGACTCCTGCTCGCCGGTCTCCTGGCAGCCCTTTGGCCGAAGCTGGCAACTCTGCTGCTGCGCCGTGCGGGCAACAGCACGCTGAACCGGCGCGCCTGGCAGCTGCGGGAACTGCCGCGGCGTTTCGGCGCCTGGGTCCGCTGCGAAACCCTGCACGCCCTGCTGCTGGGAGTGATCTGGGGCTGCGGCACCTGGCTGCTCGGCTACTCCCATCCCGTCGCCGCAGCGCTGCTGATGAGTTTTGCCAGCCCGACGCCCTTCTGGGGCCCCCTGCTCGCTGCGGGGCTGAGTCTCTTTTTCGCCGCGGGGGTGCGGCAGCTGCTTCTCCAGGCCGGCGGAGCGGTCATCGTCTTCGCCGTGGCCTGGCTCGCCAGCCATCTCCTCCTCGCTTCCCGTCTCGATGCTTCCCGCCCGCGCCTACCCAGGGGCGCCCTGCTCCTCTGCGCCCTTGGCGGCTACGCCCTTGCCGGGATCGGTGGATTTTTCTTCGCCGCCCCTCTGCTCACCACCACCCTCCACCTCCGGGACGCCCTTCGGCCCCCGGACTCCGCGGTCCGCTCCTGA
- the metK gene encoding methionine adenosyltransferase codes for MSEVLFTSESVTEGHPDKVADQISDAVLDAVFKDDPKGRVACETYVTTGLCLVGGEITTDTYVDIPSVARETIREIGYTNAEFGFDYKTCAVITTIDQQSADIAMGVDREGAGDQGMMFGFAIDETPELMPLPIVLAHKLTRRLAQVRKQGVLPYLRPDGKSQVTVNYIDGKPAYVETVVISSQHDPDVSQQQIRQEVIEKVIEPILPKEMIPGHGVIFHVNPTGRFVIGGPQGDTGLTGRKIIVDTYGGYARHGGGAFSGKDPTKVDRSASYAARYIAKNVVAAGLAKKCEIQLAYAIGVAEPVSVMADTFGTGSIPDEEIVKLIRKNFNLTPRGIIEMLDLRRPIYKATASYGHFGRDDQDFPWERTDKAEVLARG; via the coding sequence ATGTCGGAAGTTCTCTTCACATCAGAGTCAGTAACCGAGGGCCATCCAGACAAGGTGGCCGATCAGATATCCGATGCGGTTCTGGATGCGGTATTCAAGGATGATCCCAAGGGGCGTGTGGCTTGCGAGACCTATGTGACCACCGGTCTCTGCCTGGTCGGCGGCGAAATCACTACGGACACCTATGTCGATATTCCCTCCGTCGCGCGGGAGACAATCCGGGAGATCGGCTATACCAACGCTGAATTCGGTTTCGATTACAAGACCTGTGCCGTCATCACCACCATTGACCAGCAGTCGGCCGACATTGCCATGGGTGTCGATCGCGAAGGCGCCGGCGATCAGGGCATGATGTTCGGCTTTGCCATCGACGAGACGCCGGAGCTGATGCCCCTGCCCATCGTTCTGGCGCACAAGCTCACCCGCCGTCTGGCGCAGGTGCGCAAACAGGGGGTGCTGCCTTATCTGCGGCCAGATGGCAAGAGCCAGGTTACGGTCAATTATATCGATGGCAAGCCGGCCTATGTCGAGACGGTGGTCATCTCCAGTCAACACGACCCGGATGTGAGTCAGCAGCAGATCCGACAGGAGGTCATCGAGAAGGTGATCGAGCCTATCCTGCCCAAGGAGATGATCCCCGGGCACGGCGTTATTTTCCATGTCAATCCCACCGGGAGGTTTGTCATCGGCGGGCCGCAGGGCGATACCGGGCTCACCGGCCGCAAGATTATCGTTGACACCTACGGCGGCTATGCCCGTCACGGCGGCGGCGCCTTTTCGGGCAAGGATCCCACCAAGGTGGACCGTTCCGCCTCCTATGCCGCGCGTTACATTGCCAAGAATGTGGTCGCCGCCGGGCTGGCGAAAAAGTGCGAGATCCAGCTCGCCTATGCCATTGGCGTGGCGGAGCCGGTATCGGTGATGGCGGACACCTTCGGCACCGGCAGCATCCCGGACGAGGAGATTGTCAAACTGATCCGCAAGAATTTCAACCTGACGCCGCGGGGCATTATCGAGATGCTCGATCTGCGCCGTCCGATCTACAAAGCGACCGCCTCCTACGGCCATTTCGGCCGCGACGACCAGGATTTCCCATGGGAGCGCACCGACAAGGCTGAGGTTCTGGCGCGCGGTTGA
- the pheA gene encoding prephenate dehydratase — MASNPLAKPPSIAFQGEHDAYSELAALKFFGDDACCIPCADFEQVFAAVISGTTRFGILPVENSSTGSIHVNYDLLLQHQVAITGEVYYPIDHQLIAHPGVKLQEIRTIYSHPQALEQCRHFIASLAGVRALPAFDTAGSVRMILEDKLHDCAAIASRRAARVTGMQILSENIQDIAENITRFLIISRDPEPQPGANKTSIVFAMKNLPGALYKSLSAFALRDIDLLKIESRPWRGRPFEYIFYLDFRGTLEEQSCRNALRHLEEMTSFLKILGSYAEGDGLDPAARRGETAATAC; from the coding sequence ATGGCATCAAATCCTTTAGCAAAACCCCCCTCCATCGCCTTTCAGGGCGAACACGATGCCTACAGTGAACTGGCCGCCCTCAAGTTCTTTGGCGACGACGCCTGCTGCATCCCCTGCGCCGATTTTGAGCAGGTTTTCGCCGCAGTGATCTCCGGCACCACCCGTTTCGGGATCCTTCCGGTCGAAAATTCCTCCACAGGCAGCATCCACGTCAATTACGACTTGCTTCTTCAGCATCAGGTCGCAATCACCGGTGAGGTCTATTACCCCATCGACCACCAGCTGATCGCCCATCCCGGCGTCAAACTGCAGGAAATCCGGACGATCTATTCGCATCCCCAGGCCCTCGAGCAGTGCCGCCATTTCATCGCCTCCCTCGCGGGGGTGCGCGCCCTGCCCGCCTTCGATACCGCCGGCAGCGTCCGGATGATCCTCGAAGACAAGCTGCACGACTGCGCGGCCATCGCCAGCCGCCGCGCGGCCCGCGTCACCGGCATGCAGATCCTGAGCGAGAACATCCAGGATATCGCGGAGAACATCACCCGTTTCCTCATCATCAGCCGCGATCCGGAACCGCAGCCCGGCGCCAACAAGACCTCGATCGTTTTCGCCATGAAAAACCTGCCCGGGGCGCTGTATAAAAGCCTCAGTGCGTTTGCGCTGCGCGACATCGACCTTCTCAAGATCGAATCGCGCCCCTGGCGCGGCCGGCCGTTCGAATATATCTTTTATCTTGACTTCCGCGGCACGCTGGAAGAGCAGTCCTGCCGCAACGCTCTGCGCCATCTTGAGGAGATGACTAGTTTTTTAAAGATTCTGGGTTCCTACGCCGAAGGCGATGGTCTCGATCCGGCCGCCCGGCGCGGGGAAACCGCAGCGACGGCATGCTGA